In Littorina saxatilis isolate snail1 linkage group LG8, US_GU_Lsax_2.0, whole genome shotgun sequence, a single genomic region encodes these proteins:
- the LOC138974168 gene encoding LOW QUALITY PROTEIN: zinc finger protein 853-like (The sequence of the model RefSeq protein was modified relative to this genomic sequence to represent the inferred CDS: substituted 2 bases at 2 genomic stop codons) — METGWTMDTSTNSGIDNGCASRPCAETEVCVPKGSPRHQYNCLPLPADCGHPKPIVNGSWSVTGTLQGNMATLTCDPQYEVSPQGTSEFTCAVTSRWTPPNAACLPVSTPAPTATQKQPELKEQQELKKQQKQPELKEQQELKEQQKQQELKELKEQQKQQELKKQQKQPELKELKEQQKQPELKEQQKRQEELKEQLKQQEMKEKQKQQELKEQLKQQELKEQLKQQELKEQLKQQELKEQLKQQELKEQLKQQEMKEKQKQQELKEQLKQQKLKEQLKQQELKEQLKEQQELKEQQKXQELKKQQKXQELKKQLELKEQLKQQELKEQQKQQELKEQQKRQELKEQQK, encoded by the exons ATGGAGACGGGCTGGACAATGGACACATCCACAAACAGCGGTATTGACAACGGCTGCGCGTCGCGGCCCTGCGCAGAAACGGAAGTGTGCGTGCCGAAGGGAAGTCCACGCCATCAGTATAACTGTCTTCCGCTTCCGGCCGACTGCGGACATCCCAAACCCATAGTCAACGGTTCGTGGAGTGTGACAGGAACTCTGCAAGGTAACATGGCGACCTTGACCTGTGACCCTCAGTACGAGGTGTCCCCGCAAGGCACTTCCGAGTTCACATGCGCTGTGACGTCACGGTGGACGCCGCCAAATGCCGCCTGTTTGCCG GTCAGCACACCGGCACCCACTGCGACACAG aaacaacCGGAACTGAAGGAACAACAGGAACTAaagaaacaacagaaacaacCGGAACTGAAGGAACAACAGGAACTAAAggaacaacagaaacaacaggAACTAAAGGAACTAAAggaacaacagaaacaacaggaactaaagaaacaacagaaacaacCGGAACTGAAGGAACTAAAGGAACAACAGAAACAACCGGAACTCAAGGAACAACAGAAACGCCAGGAA GAACTAAAGGAACAACTGAAACAACAGGAAATGaaggaaaaacagaaacaacaggAACTAAAGGAACAACTGAAACAACAGGAACTAAAGGAACAACTGAAACAACAGGAACTAAAGGAACAACTGAAACAACAGGAACTAAAGGAACAACTGAAACAACAGGAACTAAAGGAACAACTGAAACAACAGGAAATGaaggaaaaacagaaacaacaggAACTAAAGGAACAACTGAAACAACAGAAACTAAAGGAACAACTGAAACAACAGGAACTAAAGGAACAACTGAAGGAACAACAGGAACTAAAGGAACAACAGAAATAACAGGAACTAAAGAAACAACAGAAATAACAGGAACTAAAGAAACAACTGGAACTCAAGGAACAACTGAAACAACAAGAATTAAAggaacaacagaaacaacaggAACTAAAGGAACAACAGAAACGCCAGGAACTAaaggaacaacaaaaataa
- the LOC138974177 gene encoding LOW QUALITY PROTEIN: gelsolin-related protein of 125 kDa-like (The sequence of the model RefSeq protein was modified relative to this genomic sequence to represent the inferred CDS: substituted 1 base at 1 genomic stop codon) yields LKEQQKRQELKEQQKXQELKEQLKQQELKEQLKQQELKEQLKQQELKEQLKQQEMKEKQKQQELKEQQKQPELKEQQKRQELKEQQKQPELKEQQKRQELKEQLKQQELKEQLKQQELKEQLKQQELKEQLKQQELKEQLKQQEMKEKQKQQELKEQLKLQELKEQLKLQELKE; encoded by the coding sequence TTAAAGGAACAACAGAAACGCCAGGAACTAaaggaacaacaaaaataacaggAACTAAAGGAACAACTGAAACAACAGGAACTAAAGGAACAACTGAAACAACAGGAACTAAAGGAACAACTGAAACAACAGGAACTAAAGGAACAACTGAAACAACAGGAAATGaaggaaaaacagaaacaacaggAACTAAAGGAACAACAGAAACAACCGGAACTCAAGGAACAACAGAAACGCCAGGAACTAAAGGAACAACAGAAACAACCGGAACTCAAGGAACAACAGAAACGCCAGGAACTAAAGGAACAACTGAAACAACAGGAACTAAAGGAACAACTGAAACAACAGGAACTAAAGGAACAACTGAAACAACAGGAACTAAAGGAACAACTGAAACAACAGGAACTAAAGGAACAACTGAAACAACAGGAAATGaaggaaaaacagaaacaacaggAACTAAAGGAACAACTGAAACTACAGGAACTAAAGGAACAACTGAAACTACAGGAACTAAAGGAATAA